A window from Vulpes lagopus strain Blue_001 chromosome 23, ASM1834538v1, whole genome shotgun sequence encodes these proteins:
- the CSRP2 gene encoding cysteine and glycine-rich protein 2: MPVWGGGNRCAACGGTVYHAEEVQCDGRSFHRCCFLCMVCRKNLDSTTVAIHDEEIYCRSCYGKKYGPKGYGYGQGAGTLSTDRGERLGIKPESAPPHRPTTNPNTSKFAQKFGGAEKCSRCGDAVYAAEKIIGAGKPWHKNCFRCAKCGKSLESTTLTEKEGEIYCKGCYAKNFGPKGFGYGQGAGALVHAQ; this comes from the exons ATGCCCGTGTGGGGAGGTGGAAACCGGTGCGCGGCCTGCGGGGGGACCGTGTACCACGCAGAGGAGGTGCAGTGTGACGGCAGGAGCTTCCATCGCTGCTGCTTCCTGTGCA TGGTTTGCAGGAAAAACCTGGACAGCACGACGGTGGCGATTCACGACGAGGAGATCTACTGCCGGTCATGCTACGGGAAGAAGTACGGGCCCAAGGGCTACGGCTACGGGCAGGGCGCGGGCACGCTGAGCACCGACCGCGGCGAGAGGCTGGGCATCAAGCCCGAGAG tgcgcCGCCTCACAGGCCCACGACGAACCCCAACACTTCTAAGTTTGCTCAGAAATTCGGAGGCGCTGAGAAGTGCTCCCGCTGCGGGGACGCCGTGTACGCAGCTGAGAAGATCATCGGAGCCGGGAAG CCCTGGCACAAAAACTGTTTCCGGTGTGCCAAGTGTGGGAAGAGTCTCGAATCAACAACTTTGACTGAGAAAGAAGGTGAAATCTATTgtaaag GATGCTATGCAAAGAACTTTGGGCCCAAGGGATTTGGCTATGGCCAAGGAGCAGGAGCCCTTGTTCACGCCCAGTGA